In Chitinivorax tropicus, the sequence GCAAATTGCACGTTGGCGCTCATGCCGCCCCCGCTGCCGTAGATGGCGACTGCGCCGCTGATGCCACCACTGAGCTGTTGGTTGCGGTAGTCGTCGCGGTCTTGCAGGCTTTGCAGGGTCAGGTTGCCGCCAATGTCGGCTTCGATGCGT encodes:
- a CDS encoding hemagglutinin repeat-containing protein → MIGYQNSHLSAGQTLSLKSGGDTTLSGAVAKGQRIEADIGGNLTLQSLQDRDDYRNQQLSGGISGAVAIYGSGGGMSANVQFA